In Silurus meridionalis isolate SWU-2019-XX chromosome 29, ASM1480568v1, whole genome shotgun sequence, one DNA window encodes the following:
- the bag6l gene encoding large proline-rich protein BAG6 isoform X2, with product MEESGDITVTVKTLDSQSRTYTVRGEWTVQEFKEHIASSVEIPVDKQRLIYQGRVLQDDRTLTEYNVDGKVIHLVERAPPQTTQPGGGGDAASSSSGGGGGGEGSSGSNHTSTSTSQGAPHDRNGNSYVMLGTFNLPMNILDPQQIQMSVQQMMAGVGDGGRNARVNTSTGSNGSVDVHINLDQSAQSEPRIRLQLAENLLRETQSLIHRLEGPASEASAQQGASDSFSSSAQPMDTSQPPRPASSSSSSSTTSTQTEGPPHSGPNHPSPLELMEVLSEVRRVEERLRPFMERTHTILGAAQSADYNNNTQERDEDQRTLNVVGESLRLLGNTLVALSDLRCNLAAQPPRHLHVVRTITHYTSPVLLQSGLPHIPIPMNIGTTVAMSSNPRQPGEGQPQSSHPSGQPEEQAPSSQPNGANQTPGPGTPRVIRITHQTMEPVVMMQMNLDDSGSGAQAPGQQNSNAAGQTGSAPPMHIPGLPPEFMQAIVHQISQQAAAIATAASAGHQAGAPAPNVPNGEAPAVPPPPQARVVITRPTFTPHIAQSAGTRAATINLRASGPPHASQQPAQGSMGNSPLTQMVSGLVGQLLMPMHTGVESSPSQSFSFSTSSSSSSTAPSTSANASTHTSSNTTSTAPMGQSQNEGLEGNLSHLLGSLLGGAAGVGGSVSGGSPSITVTMPGMPSFIQGMSEFIQSNQPVFPPPPSQQPPPASPAPSAPSATSPNPPHPPSGGGDTLSPELFTGIVQGVLSTMMGSLGAGQGNSESIAQFIQRLSQTSNLFTPGAGDAVGFFGDLLSLVCQSFSMVDMVVLLHGNPQPLSRIQPELTNFFNEHYLNGREPTDANISSAAEDLINGLEEYIAESFSAVTVREGVDIIQTNTSFLRQQFTRMATHILRCTDDTFGPRLLFLCTQGLFECLALNLYCLRGEQRALTSVINHRIRRMSAEVNPSLVNWLTSMMSMRLHVILDHNPVTEDQIQQYVLNTQPESDVRVELNTEAVQQTGIQNVEMSPAPATTAEEAMAPSGARTNFRQPAPDLTPSRRPSTGNARGPAGMAANEKEESGMEAEPWAAAVPPEWVPIIRHDMLSQRKIKAQPPLSDAYLQGMPAKRRKTAQGEGPHLSLSEAVSVAARAVGARPVTSPDNLQGELDTPEMQDAYKQQIKTDLKNRVEEDPDYNSQRFPNTCKAFSEDSSFHFSDE from the exons TGGACGGTGCAGGAGTTTAAGGAGCACATCGCCTCCTCAGTTGAGATCCCGGTGGATAAACAGAGGCTGATCTACCAGGGCCGTGTGCTGCAGGATGACCGGACGTTAACGGAATACA ACGTCGATGGGAAAGTCATTCATCTCGTCGAGCGGGCTCCTCCCCAAACAACGCAGCCCGGAGGTGGAGGAGATGCTGCATCCAGCTCCTCAGGAGGAGGCGGCGGAGGAGAAGGATCATCGGGCTCGAATCACACCTCTACTTCCACCTCCCAAGGAGCTCCGCACGACCGCAACGGGAACAGCTACGTCATGCTGGGCACCTTCAACCTCCCAATGAACATCCTGGACCCCCAGCAGATTCAG ATGTCTGTGCAGCAGATGATGGCCGGCGTTGGGGACGGAGGGCGGAATGCCAGAGTCAACACAAGCACTGGG AGCAACGGATCTGTTGACGTGCACATCAACTTGGACCAGTCAGCTCAAAGCGAGCCGAGGATACGGCTCCAGTTGGCGGAAAACTTGCTGCGAGAGACCCAATCCTTGATTCATAGACTGGAG GGGCCAGCGAGTGAAGCCTCCGCGCAACAGGGGGCTTCAGATTCCTTCTCTTCATCGGCGCAACCGATGGACACTTCCCAACCTCCTCGTCcagcttcttcttcctcttcatcttccaCCACCTCGACGCAAACAGAAGGGCCACCTCATTCCGGACCAAA TCACCCAAGTCCATTAGAGCTGATGGAGGTGCTCTCCGAAGTGCGGAGGGTTGAGGAAAGGCTCCGCCCCTTCATGGAGAGAACTCATACCATCCTGGGAGCGGCCCAATCTGCTGATTACAACAACAAT ACGCAAGAGCGGGACGAAGACCAGCGCACCCTCAACGTAGTCGGCGAGTCCCTACGGCTTCTAGGCAACACCCTGGTGGCTTTGAGCGATCTTCGGTGCAACCTGGCCGCACAGCCTCCCCGCCACCTACACGTGGTCCGGACCATAACCCACTACACGTCACCCGTTCTGCTGCAGAGTGGTCTGCCCCATATCCCAATACCA ATGAACATCGGAACCACGGTTGCAATGAGCTCTAACCCCAGACAGCCAGGTGAAGGTCAGCCTCAATCATCTCATCCATCTGGCCAACCGGAAGAACAAGCGCCATCCTCTCAACCCAACGGAGCCAATCAGACGCCCGGTCCAGGGACGCCACGCGTGATCAGAATCACCCACCAGACCATGGAACCTGTGGTGATGATGCAGATGAACCTGGACG ATTCAGGCAGTGGAGCTCAGGCCCCAGGCCAACAGAATTCCAACGCTGCAGGACAGACTG GATCCGCCCCACCCATGCACATCCCTGGCTTACCTCCTGAGTTCATGCAGGCCATCGTGCACCAGATCTCGCAGCAGGCCGCTGCAATAGCCACCGCAGCCTCAGCCGGCCATCAGGCAGGAGCTCCTGCGCCAAACGTCCCAAATGGAGAAGCCCCGGCTGTTCCTCCACCTCCACAAGCCAGAGTCGTTATCACTCGGCCCACTTTTACTCCGCACATTGCTCAGTCTGCTGGCACCAGGGCAGCTACGATTAACCTGCGTGCCTCGGGGCCACCCCATGCCAGCCAACAGCCCGCTCAG GGCTCTATGGGTAATTCTCCTCTCACTCAGATGGTGAGCGGTTTGGTCGGCCAGCTGCTAATGCCGATGCACACAG GTGTTGAAAGCTCTCCATCCCAATCGTTCTCCTTCTctacctcttcctcctcttcctctactGCCCCTTCCACATCAGCCAATGCGTCTACACATACTTCTTCTAACACTACCAGCACAGCTCCCATGGGCCAGTCACAGAACGAGGGTCTGGAGGGGAACCTGTCCCACCTGCTCGGCTCTCTTTTGGGTGGAGCTGCTGGAGTAGGTGGAAGTGTCTCTGGAGGTTCTCCTTCCATAACTGTGACGATGCCTGGGATGCCTTCCTTCATCCAGGGCATGTCTGAGTTTATCCAG TCCAATCAGCCTGTGTTTCCTCCTCCCCCGAGCCAGCAGCCTCCGCCCGCTTCTCCTGCTCCATCTGCTCCATCAGCGACTTCTCCAAACCCTCCTCATCCTCCCAGCGGAGGAGGAGACACCCTGAGCCCAGAGCTGTTCACAGGCATCGTGCAGGGCGTCCTGTCCACCATGATGGGCTCTCTGGGGGCCGGACAGGGGAACAGCGAGAGCATCGCCCAGTTCATTCAGAGGCTTTCTCAAACCAGCAATCTCTTCACTCCTGGAGCTGGAGATGCCGTGG GGTTCTTTGGCGACTTGCTGTCTCTTGTGTGCCAGAGTTTCTCTATGGTGGACATGGTGGTTCTGCTGCACGGCAACCCGCAGCCCCTAAGTCGGATTCAGCCCGAACTCACTAATTTCTTCAATGAGCACTATCTCAACGGACGAGAGCCTACCGATGCCAATATCTCT TCCGCCGCTGAAGATCTCATCAACGGACTGGAGGAGTACATCGCCGAGAGTTTT TCCGCAGTCACAGTGCGAGAAGGAGTGGACATCATCCAGACCAACACGTCGTTCCTCAGACAGCAGTTCACCCGCATGGCAACGCACATACTCCGgtgtacag ATGACACGTTTGGTCCTCGCTTGCTGTTTCTCTGCACTCAGGGTCTGTTCGAGTGTCTGGCTCTTAACCTGTACTGTTTACGAGGAGAGCAGAGGGCGCTAACGTCGGTCATCAACCATCGAATC AGACGGATGTCTGCTGAAGTAAATCCCAGTCTAGTAAACTGGTTGACCAGCATGATGTCCATGAGACTGCATGTGATCCTGGACCATAATCCGGTCACAGAGGACCAAATTCAGCAATACGTTCTCAACACACAG CCTGAGTCTGATGTCAGAGTGGAGTTGAATACGGAGGCCGTCCAGCAGACCGGGATCCAGAACGTGGAG ATGTCTCCAGCACCCGCAACCACTGCTGAAGAGGCCATGGCACCTTCAGGAGCGAGAACAAACTTCAGGCAGCCTGCTCCAGATCTCACTCCCAGTCGCAGGCCGTCCACAGGGAACGCACGCGGACCTGCCGGAATGGCGGCTAATGAGAAGGAGGAGTCAGGGATGGAGGCAGAGCCCTGGGCAGCAGCTGTACCACCT gagTGGGTGCCCATCATTAGGCATGACATGCTGTctcaaaggaaaataaaagctCAGCCTCCCCTTTCTGACGCTTATCTTCAAGGAATGCCAGCCAAGAGAAGAAAG ACTGCTCAGGGCGAGGGCCCTCACCTTTCTCTCTCGGAGGCCGTGAGCGTCGCTGCCCGAGCAGTAGGAGCCCGGCCAGTCACTTCTCCAGACAACCTGCAGGGGGAGCTGGACACACCAGAGATGCAGGACGCTTACAAACAACAG ATCAAGACTGACCTAAAGAATAGAGTCGAGGAAGATCCCGACTACAATTCTCAGCGTTTCCCGAACACATGCAAAGCGTTCTCTGAAGACTCGTCGTTCCATTTTTCGGATGAATGA
- the bag6l gene encoding large proline-rich protein BAG6 isoform X1, translated as MEESGDITVTVKTLDSQSRTYTVRGEWTVQEFKEHIASSVEIPVDKQRLIYQGRVLQDDRTLTEYNVDGKVIHLVERAPPQTTQPGGGGDAASSSSGGGGGGEGSSGSNHTSTSTSQGAPHDRNGNSYVMLGTFNLPMNILDPQQIQMSVQQMMAGVGDGGRNARVNTSTGSNGSVDVHINLDQSAQSEPRIRLQLAENLLRETQSLIHRLEGPASEASAQQGASDSFSSSAQPMDTSQPPRPASSSSSSSTTSTQTEGPPHSGPNHPSPLELMEVLSEVRRVEERLRPFMERTHTILGAAQSADYNNNTQERDEDQRTLNVVGESLRLLGNTLVALSDLRCNLAAQPPRHLHVVRTITHYTSPVLLQSGLPHIPIPMNIGTTVAMSSNPRQPGEGQPQSSHPSGQPEEQAPSSQPNGANQTPGPGTPRVIRITHQTMEPVVMMQMNLDDSGSGAQAPGQQNSNAAGQTGSAPPMHIPGLPPEFMQAIVHQISQQAAAIATAASAGHQAGAPAPNVPNGEAPAVPPPPQARVVITRPTFTPHIAQSAGTRAATINLRASGPPHASQQPAQGSMGNSPLTQMVSGLVGQLLMPMHTGVESSPSQSFSFSTSSSSSSTAPSTSANASTHTSSNTTSTAPMGQSQNEGLEGNLSHLLGSLLGGAAGVGGSVSGGSPSITVTMPGMPSFIQGMSEFIQSNQPVFPPPPSQQPPPASPAPSAPSATSPNPPHPPSGGGDTLSPELFTGIVQGVLSTMMGSLGAGQGNSESIAQFIQRLSQTSNLFTPGAGDAVGFFGDLLSLVCQSFSMVDMVVLLHGNPQPLSRIQPELTNFFNEHYLNGREPTDANISSAAEDLINGLEEYIAESFSAVTVREGVDIIQTNTSFLRQQFTRMATHILRCTDDTFGPRLLFLCTQGLFECLALNLYCLRGEQRALTSVINHRIRRMSAEVNPSLVNWLTSMMSMRLHVILDHNPVTEDQIQQYVLNTQPESDVRVELNTEAVQQTGIQNVEMSPAPATTAEEAMAPSGARTNFRQPAPDLTPSRRPSTGNARGPAGMAANEKEESGMEAEPWAAAVPPEWVPIIRHDMLSQRKIKAQPPLSDAYLQGMPAKRRKTAQGEGPHLSLSEAVSVAARAVGARPVTSPDNLQGELDTPEMQDAYKQQVEQTIKTDLKNRVEEDPDYNSQRFPNTCKAFSEDSSFHFSDE; from the exons TGGACGGTGCAGGAGTTTAAGGAGCACATCGCCTCCTCAGTTGAGATCCCGGTGGATAAACAGAGGCTGATCTACCAGGGCCGTGTGCTGCAGGATGACCGGACGTTAACGGAATACA ACGTCGATGGGAAAGTCATTCATCTCGTCGAGCGGGCTCCTCCCCAAACAACGCAGCCCGGAGGTGGAGGAGATGCTGCATCCAGCTCCTCAGGAGGAGGCGGCGGAGGAGAAGGATCATCGGGCTCGAATCACACCTCTACTTCCACCTCCCAAGGAGCTCCGCACGACCGCAACGGGAACAGCTACGTCATGCTGGGCACCTTCAACCTCCCAATGAACATCCTGGACCCCCAGCAGATTCAG ATGTCTGTGCAGCAGATGATGGCCGGCGTTGGGGACGGAGGGCGGAATGCCAGAGTCAACACAAGCACTGGG AGCAACGGATCTGTTGACGTGCACATCAACTTGGACCAGTCAGCTCAAAGCGAGCCGAGGATACGGCTCCAGTTGGCGGAAAACTTGCTGCGAGAGACCCAATCCTTGATTCATAGACTGGAG GGGCCAGCGAGTGAAGCCTCCGCGCAACAGGGGGCTTCAGATTCCTTCTCTTCATCGGCGCAACCGATGGACACTTCCCAACCTCCTCGTCcagcttcttcttcctcttcatcttccaCCACCTCGACGCAAACAGAAGGGCCACCTCATTCCGGACCAAA TCACCCAAGTCCATTAGAGCTGATGGAGGTGCTCTCCGAAGTGCGGAGGGTTGAGGAAAGGCTCCGCCCCTTCATGGAGAGAACTCATACCATCCTGGGAGCGGCCCAATCTGCTGATTACAACAACAAT ACGCAAGAGCGGGACGAAGACCAGCGCACCCTCAACGTAGTCGGCGAGTCCCTACGGCTTCTAGGCAACACCCTGGTGGCTTTGAGCGATCTTCGGTGCAACCTGGCCGCACAGCCTCCCCGCCACCTACACGTGGTCCGGACCATAACCCACTACACGTCACCCGTTCTGCTGCAGAGTGGTCTGCCCCATATCCCAATACCA ATGAACATCGGAACCACGGTTGCAATGAGCTCTAACCCCAGACAGCCAGGTGAAGGTCAGCCTCAATCATCTCATCCATCTGGCCAACCGGAAGAACAAGCGCCATCCTCTCAACCCAACGGAGCCAATCAGACGCCCGGTCCAGGGACGCCACGCGTGATCAGAATCACCCACCAGACCATGGAACCTGTGGTGATGATGCAGATGAACCTGGACG ATTCAGGCAGTGGAGCTCAGGCCCCAGGCCAACAGAATTCCAACGCTGCAGGACAGACTG GATCCGCCCCACCCATGCACATCCCTGGCTTACCTCCTGAGTTCATGCAGGCCATCGTGCACCAGATCTCGCAGCAGGCCGCTGCAATAGCCACCGCAGCCTCAGCCGGCCATCAGGCAGGAGCTCCTGCGCCAAACGTCCCAAATGGAGAAGCCCCGGCTGTTCCTCCACCTCCACAAGCCAGAGTCGTTATCACTCGGCCCACTTTTACTCCGCACATTGCTCAGTCTGCTGGCACCAGGGCAGCTACGATTAACCTGCGTGCCTCGGGGCCACCCCATGCCAGCCAACAGCCCGCTCAG GGCTCTATGGGTAATTCTCCTCTCACTCAGATGGTGAGCGGTTTGGTCGGCCAGCTGCTAATGCCGATGCACACAG GTGTTGAAAGCTCTCCATCCCAATCGTTCTCCTTCTctacctcttcctcctcttcctctactGCCCCTTCCACATCAGCCAATGCGTCTACACATACTTCTTCTAACACTACCAGCACAGCTCCCATGGGCCAGTCACAGAACGAGGGTCTGGAGGGGAACCTGTCCCACCTGCTCGGCTCTCTTTTGGGTGGAGCTGCTGGAGTAGGTGGAAGTGTCTCTGGAGGTTCTCCTTCCATAACTGTGACGATGCCTGGGATGCCTTCCTTCATCCAGGGCATGTCTGAGTTTATCCAG TCCAATCAGCCTGTGTTTCCTCCTCCCCCGAGCCAGCAGCCTCCGCCCGCTTCTCCTGCTCCATCTGCTCCATCAGCGACTTCTCCAAACCCTCCTCATCCTCCCAGCGGAGGAGGAGACACCCTGAGCCCAGAGCTGTTCACAGGCATCGTGCAGGGCGTCCTGTCCACCATGATGGGCTCTCTGGGGGCCGGACAGGGGAACAGCGAGAGCATCGCCCAGTTCATTCAGAGGCTTTCTCAAACCAGCAATCTCTTCACTCCTGGAGCTGGAGATGCCGTGG GGTTCTTTGGCGACTTGCTGTCTCTTGTGTGCCAGAGTTTCTCTATGGTGGACATGGTGGTTCTGCTGCACGGCAACCCGCAGCCCCTAAGTCGGATTCAGCCCGAACTCACTAATTTCTTCAATGAGCACTATCTCAACGGACGAGAGCCTACCGATGCCAATATCTCT TCCGCCGCTGAAGATCTCATCAACGGACTGGAGGAGTACATCGCCGAGAGTTTT TCCGCAGTCACAGTGCGAGAAGGAGTGGACATCATCCAGACCAACACGTCGTTCCTCAGACAGCAGTTCACCCGCATGGCAACGCACATACTCCGgtgtacag ATGACACGTTTGGTCCTCGCTTGCTGTTTCTCTGCACTCAGGGTCTGTTCGAGTGTCTGGCTCTTAACCTGTACTGTTTACGAGGAGAGCAGAGGGCGCTAACGTCGGTCATCAACCATCGAATC AGACGGATGTCTGCTGAAGTAAATCCCAGTCTAGTAAACTGGTTGACCAGCATGATGTCCATGAGACTGCATGTGATCCTGGACCATAATCCGGTCACAGAGGACCAAATTCAGCAATACGTTCTCAACACACAG CCTGAGTCTGATGTCAGAGTGGAGTTGAATACGGAGGCCGTCCAGCAGACCGGGATCCAGAACGTGGAG ATGTCTCCAGCACCCGCAACCACTGCTGAAGAGGCCATGGCACCTTCAGGAGCGAGAACAAACTTCAGGCAGCCTGCTCCAGATCTCACTCCCAGTCGCAGGCCGTCCACAGGGAACGCACGCGGACCTGCCGGAATGGCGGCTAATGAGAAGGAGGAGTCAGGGATGGAGGCAGAGCCCTGGGCAGCAGCTGTACCACCT gagTGGGTGCCCATCATTAGGCATGACATGCTGTctcaaaggaaaataaaagctCAGCCTCCCCTTTCTGACGCTTATCTTCAAGGAATGCCAGCCAAGAGAAGAAAG ACTGCTCAGGGCGAGGGCCCTCACCTTTCTCTCTCGGAGGCCGTGAGCGTCGCTGCCCGAGCAGTAGGAGCCCGGCCAGTCACTTCTCCAGACAACCTGCAGGGGGAGCTGGACACACCAGAGATGCAGGACGCTTACAAACAACAGGTGGAACAAACT ATCAAGACTGACCTAAAGAATAGAGTCGAGGAAGATCCCGACTACAATTCTCAGCGTTTCCCGAACACATGCAAAGCGTTCTCTGAAGACTCGTCGTTCCATTTTTCGGATGAATGA
- the bag6l gene encoding large proline-rich protein BAG6 isoform X3, producing MEESGDITVTVKTLDSQSRTYTVRGEWTVQEFKEHIASSVEIPVDKQRLIYQGRVLQDDRTLTEYNVDGKVIHLVERAPPQTTQPGGGGDAASSSSGGGGGGEGSSGSNHTSTSTSQGAPHDRNGNSYVMLGTFNLPMNILDPQQIQMSVQQMMAGVGDGGRNARVNTSTGSNGSVDVHINLDQSAQSEPRIRLQLAENLLRETQSLIHRLEGPASEASAQQGASDSFSSSAQPMDTSQPPRPASSSSSSSTTSTQTEGPPHSGPNHPSPLELMEVLSEVRRVEERLRPFMERTHTILGAAQSADYNNNTQERDEDQRTLNVVGESLRLLGNTLVALSDLRCNLAAQPPRHLHVVRTITHYTSPVLLQSGLPHIPIPMNIGTTVAMSSNPRQPGEGQPQSSHPSGQPEEQAPSSQPNGANQTPGPGTPRVIRITHQTMEPVVMMQMNLDGSAPPMHIPGLPPEFMQAIVHQISQQAAAIATAASAGHQAGAPAPNVPNGEAPAVPPPPQARVVITRPTFTPHIAQSAGTRAATINLRASGPPHASQQPAQGSMGNSPLTQMVSGLVGQLLMPMHTGVESSPSQSFSFSTSSSSSSTAPSTSANASTHTSSNTTSTAPMGQSQNEGLEGNLSHLLGSLLGGAAGVGGSVSGGSPSITVTMPGMPSFIQGMSEFIQSNQPVFPPPPSQQPPPASPAPSAPSATSPNPPHPPSGGGDTLSPELFTGIVQGVLSTMMGSLGAGQGNSESIAQFIQRLSQTSNLFTPGAGDAVGFFGDLLSLVCQSFSMVDMVVLLHGNPQPLSRIQPELTNFFNEHYLNGREPTDANISSAAEDLINGLEEYIAESFSAVTVREGVDIIQTNTSFLRQQFTRMATHILRCTDDTFGPRLLFLCTQGLFECLALNLYCLRGEQRALTSVINHRIRRMSAEVNPSLVNWLTSMMSMRLHVILDHNPVTEDQIQQYVLNTQPESDVRVELNTEAVQQTGIQNVEMSPAPATTAEEAMAPSGARTNFRQPAPDLTPSRRPSTGNARGPAGMAANEKEESGMEAEPWAAAVPPEWVPIIRHDMLSQRKIKAQPPLSDAYLQGMPAKRRKTAQGEGPHLSLSEAVSVAARAVGARPVTSPDNLQGELDTPEMQDAYKQQVEQTIKTDLKNRVEEDPDYNSQRFPNTCKAFSEDSSFHFSDE from the exons TGGACGGTGCAGGAGTTTAAGGAGCACATCGCCTCCTCAGTTGAGATCCCGGTGGATAAACAGAGGCTGATCTACCAGGGCCGTGTGCTGCAGGATGACCGGACGTTAACGGAATACA ACGTCGATGGGAAAGTCATTCATCTCGTCGAGCGGGCTCCTCCCCAAACAACGCAGCCCGGAGGTGGAGGAGATGCTGCATCCAGCTCCTCAGGAGGAGGCGGCGGAGGAGAAGGATCATCGGGCTCGAATCACACCTCTACTTCCACCTCCCAAGGAGCTCCGCACGACCGCAACGGGAACAGCTACGTCATGCTGGGCACCTTCAACCTCCCAATGAACATCCTGGACCCCCAGCAGATTCAG ATGTCTGTGCAGCAGATGATGGCCGGCGTTGGGGACGGAGGGCGGAATGCCAGAGTCAACACAAGCACTGGG AGCAACGGATCTGTTGACGTGCACATCAACTTGGACCAGTCAGCTCAAAGCGAGCCGAGGATACGGCTCCAGTTGGCGGAAAACTTGCTGCGAGAGACCCAATCCTTGATTCATAGACTGGAG GGGCCAGCGAGTGAAGCCTCCGCGCAACAGGGGGCTTCAGATTCCTTCTCTTCATCGGCGCAACCGATGGACACTTCCCAACCTCCTCGTCcagcttcttcttcctcttcatcttccaCCACCTCGACGCAAACAGAAGGGCCACCTCATTCCGGACCAAA TCACCCAAGTCCATTAGAGCTGATGGAGGTGCTCTCCGAAGTGCGGAGGGTTGAGGAAAGGCTCCGCCCCTTCATGGAGAGAACTCATACCATCCTGGGAGCGGCCCAATCTGCTGATTACAACAACAAT ACGCAAGAGCGGGACGAAGACCAGCGCACCCTCAACGTAGTCGGCGAGTCCCTACGGCTTCTAGGCAACACCCTGGTGGCTTTGAGCGATCTTCGGTGCAACCTGGCCGCACAGCCTCCCCGCCACCTACACGTGGTCCGGACCATAACCCACTACACGTCACCCGTTCTGCTGCAGAGTGGTCTGCCCCATATCCCAATACCA ATGAACATCGGAACCACGGTTGCAATGAGCTCTAACCCCAGACAGCCAGGTGAAGGTCAGCCTCAATCATCTCATCCATCTGGCCAACCGGAAGAACAAGCGCCATCCTCTCAACCCAACGGAGCCAATCAGACGCCCGGTCCAGGGACGCCACGCGTGATCAGAATCACCCACCAGACCATGGAACCTGTGGTGATGATGCAGATGAACCTGGACG GATCCGCCCCACCCATGCACATCCCTGGCTTACCTCCTGAGTTCATGCAGGCCATCGTGCACCAGATCTCGCAGCAGGCCGCTGCAATAGCCACCGCAGCCTCAGCCGGCCATCAGGCAGGAGCTCCTGCGCCAAACGTCCCAAATGGAGAAGCCCCGGCTGTTCCTCCACCTCCACAAGCCAGAGTCGTTATCACTCGGCCCACTTTTACTCCGCACATTGCTCAGTCTGCTGGCACCAGGGCAGCTACGATTAACCTGCGTGCCTCGGGGCCACCCCATGCCAGCCAACAGCCCGCTCAG GGCTCTATGGGTAATTCTCCTCTCACTCAGATGGTGAGCGGTTTGGTCGGCCAGCTGCTAATGCCGATGCACACAG GTGTTGAAAGCTCTCCATCCCAATCGTTCTCCTTCTctacctcttcctcctcttcctctactGCCCCTTCCACATCAGCCAATGCGTCTACACATACTTCTTCTAACACTACCAGCACAGCTCCCATGGGCCAGTCACAGAACGAGGGTCTGGAGGGGAACCTGTCCCACCTGCTCGGCTCTCTTTTGGGTGGAGCTGCTGGAGTAGGTGGAAGTGTCTCTGGAGGTTCTCCTTCCATAACTGTGACGATGCCTGGGATGCCTTCCTTCATCCAGGGCATGTCTGAGTTTATCCAG TCCAATCAGCCTGTGTTTCCTCCTCCCCCGAGCCAGCAGCCTCCGCCCGCTTCTCCTGCTCCATCTGCTCCATCAGCGACTTCTCCAAACCCTCCTCATCCTCCCAGCGGAGGAGGAGACACCCTGAGCCCAGAGCTGTTCACAGGCATCGTGCAGGGCGTCCTGTCCACCATGATGGGCTCTCTGGGGGCCGGACAGGGGAACAGCGAGAGCATCGCCCAGTTCATTCAGAGGCTTTCTCAAACCAGCAATCTCTTCACTCCTGGAGCTGGAGATGCCGTGG GGTTCTTTGGCGACTTGCTGTCTCTTGTGTGCCAGAGTTTCTCTATGGTGGACATGGTGGTTCTGCTGCACGGCAACCCGCAGCCCCTAAGTCGGATTCAGCCCGAACTCACTAATTTCTTCAATGAGCACTATCTCAACGGACGAGAGCCTACCGATGCCAATATCTCT TCCGCCGCTGAAGATCTCATCAACGGACTGGAGGAGTACATCGCCGAGAGTTTT TCCGCAGTCACAGTGCGAGAAGGAGTGGACATCATCCAGACCAACACGTCGTTCCTCAGACAGCAGTTCACCCGCATGGCAACGCACATACTCCGgtgtacag ATGACACGTTTGGTCCTCGCTTGCTGTTTCTCTGCACTCAGGGTCTGTTCGAGTGTCTGGCTCTTAACCTGTACTGTTTACGAGGAGAGCAGAGGGCGCTAACGTCGGTCATCAACCATCGAATC AGACGGATGTCTGCTGAAGTAAATCCCAGTCTAGTAAACTGGTTGACCAGCATGATGTCCATGAGACTGCATGTGATCCTGGACCATAATCCGGTCACAGAGGACCAAATTCAGCAATACGTTCTCAACACACAG CCTGAGTCTGATGTCAGAGTGGAGTTGAATACGGAGGCCGTCCAGCAGACCGGGATCCAGAACGTGGAG ATGTCTCCAGCACCCGCAACCACTGCTGAAGAGGCCATGGCACCTTCAGGAGCGAGAACAAACTTCAGGCAGCCTGCTCCAGATCTCACTCCCAGTCGCAGGCCGTCCACAGGGAACGCACGCGGACCTGCCGGAATGGCGGCTAATGAGAAGGAGGAGTCAGGGATGGAGGCAGAGCCCTGGGCAGCAGCTGTACCACCT gagTGGGTGCCCATCATTAGGCATGACATGCTGTctcaaaggaaaataaaagctCAGCCTCCCCTTTCTGACGCTTATCTTCAAGGAATGCCAGCCAAGAGAAGAAAG ACTGCTCAGGGCGAGGGCCCTCACCTTTCTCTCTCGGAGGCCGTGAGCGTCGCTGCCCGAGCAGTAGGAGCCCGGCCAGTCACTTCTCCAGACAACCTGCAGGGGGAGCTGGACACACCAGAGATGCAGGACGCTTACAAACAACAGGTGGAACAAACT ATCAAGACTGACCTAAAGAATAGAGTCGAGGAAGATCCCGACTACAATTCTCAGCGTTTCCCGAACACATGCAAAGCGTTCTCTGAAGACTCGTCGTTCCATTTTTCGGATGAATGA